The following are encoded together in the Gorilla gorilla gorilla isolate KB3781 chromosome 14, NHGRI_mGorGor1-v2.1_pri, whole genome shotgun sequence genome:
- the LOC115930419 gene encoding large ribosomal subunit protein uL24-like, with protein sequence MKFNPFVTSDRSKNRKRHFNAPSHIRRKIMSSPLSKELRQKYKVRSMPIRKDDEVQVVRGHYKGQQIGKVVQVYRKKYVIYIERVQREKANGTTVHVGIHPSKVVITRLKLDKDRKKILERKAKSRQVGKEKGKYKEETIEKMQE encoded by the coding sequence ATGAAGTTTAATCCCTTTGTGACTTCCGATCGAAGCAAGAATCGCAAAAGGCATTTCAATGCACCTTCCCACATTCGAAGGAAGATTATGTCTTCCCCTCTTTCCAAAGAGCTGAGACAGAAGTACAAAGTACGATCCATGCCCATCCGAAAGGATGATGAAGTTCAGGTTGTACGTGGACACTATAAAGGTCAGCAAATTGGCAAAGTAGTCCAGGTTTACAGGAAGAAATATGTTATCTACATTGAACGGGTGCAGCGGGAAAAGGCTAATGGCACAACTGTCCACGTAGGCATTCACCCCAGCAAGGTGGTTATCACTAGGCTAAAACTGGACAAAGACCGCAAAAAGATCCTTGAACGGAAAGCCAAATCTCGCCAAGTAGGAAAGGAAAAGGGCAAATACAAGGAAGAAACCATTGAGAAGATGCAGGAATAA